The genomic segment TGTTGATGATCAGGCCAATTGTATTGGTATTGTCATCCAGCGCAAAGATAATATTGCCTATTCACTTCCAGTAAGTGAGGTTACTAAAACAGGAAATCGCGGTATTTTCCATGTGCGTATGAACTTTGGCTTTACACTGCTTCCTGAAAAGACAATGGTTAAGGATTTTGATGATGAACTATCACTTCCAAAAGGCTATAAGGAAATTAAAAAATTATTTAATGAGCGTTTTAAAAAATTCTATGTAACAACCATGGATGAACTTTTGAAAGGCCAGGGCAGGGGGATGTTCCCTGAGGGTGAGGAGTCGCTTATCCCACTTTTTGATTTTACCGATAGTTACTTTTTACAGGTCAATTATTTAAGCAAGGATAACAACAAATGGACTATCTCCAATATTGAATACAAAGAAACAAAGATACATGGCAATGGCGTTATCCGCATGGCAAATCCTGATAAGCGTTTGCTTTTTATTGATATTTCGCGTCCCGATGATGTGAGCCTGCAGGATATGCTCAATGACCCCAAAGTGGGAATGAAACTTGTTTTAGAAGGGCAGAGCATAACCCGCGATTTTGGCGATGTGAAGACCCGGATATTGTCGCTGGGCGATCCAATAGCTACCGAGTACCATACCGATAAATACGGTCGTAAATGGCGGCTGTGTACGTGGGTGCTGGAATATTCTGATGAAGCTGTCATAAGCTGTGCAACACCAACACCTGAAGGCATGTCAGCGGTGGTCTTTGTATGTGAGACATCCGAAATTGAGTTCTGGAAATATGATGCACTGAAATTGCTGGATTATGTACAGTTATCATACTATGGAAAATTGAAAGACTGGAAAGAGTTTTTAACGGGTAATAAATTGCTGCCAAAAGCATTAAGTGGGGTCAAGTTTGATTATTCAGCACAAAGAGGCTTCCAGTTTGGTGCTGGTGTGTTTTCTATTTCTGCTACAAATGATGTTATTGCAATCAATGATGATGTGCGTATGGGTATCAATTTTGGGTATATAAAGCAGGCCACAGGCACCGAATGGACTATACGCCGTGTCATGCTCAGTGAATATCAGAAAGATAATTATTTTGTACTGGTAAACTGGGTTGCACCTGATACACGGTTGCCAAAGGATTATATTAATTACTGGGAAAGCATTGTCAATGCTGAACATCCTTATACCATGAAACCTTTTACCAGCGATAATATCACCAAAATAGCTGCCGTGGTTAAGACGATACAGGAAAAACCTGAAAAAGTTAAGAAGCTCTATACGCTTTTTTTGGGCAGGGCTGGAAAAGTGGAAGAAGAAAAGATGGTACAGGATTTTAAAACCCTCATGAATGGTATAAAGATAAATGAATAAAGTGAGGAGGGTGTCCCAAAAGACATATTTTTGCAATGACTTTTGACCTTGTGTCATTGCGAGGAACGAAGTGACGAAGCAATCCCATAGTTGCGAGCGCTGCAGGCGCGTGGCAATCTTGTCTTCTGCGGGATTGAGATTGCTTCCTCCGACAAGCTCTATGCTCTCAATGACTTTGCATACGCGTCATTGAGATCCTCACTGTTTGTTTTGAGACACCCTATTCTCTATAATCTGCGCTAAGTGCTTAGCGGTTTCCTGCTTTTCCTTTACGTTGGATTCTCGAGCTATCATAATGCGCTGCGCCTGTGGTGAGCCTGCACCATGCATTGATTCGGTTAAATAGCCTACAGCAGCTGTGCCCATAGTGATATTTTCTATCAGGCGCAGGATACGGATGCGGTGTTCAGTAGGAACATCGCTTTTTGCTTTAAAATATTTTTTAATCCATTTGCCTGCTTCAGGGTGATATAAATCATCTGCCGAAGGAAGTGTAACCAGCGCACCGCCTGCTATGTCCTGTGCAAGGCGTGCAATCTCATAGGGG from the Spirochaetota bacterium genome contains:
- a CDS encoding serine protease; the encoded protein is MKKLMILFLAFFVACATGANTTQTKSLSKDLKNLINESCFEVVVNKPEKDTLTYEKELPWHLIPYNIRVDKYYSIGTAFAISPTELLTAFHVLDLKTDSLIYKDFYIRDSQGNVYEIDKILAFDSHRDFIRFTVKNKTFAKYLKLKENFSIGDSVFAVGNAYGEGIVMRQGELIGTYPEPEDGRFNLLKSSSDVNFGNSGGPLVDDQANCIGIVIQRKDNIAYSLPVSEVTKTGNRGIFHVRMNFGFTLLPEKTMVKDFDDELSLPKGYKEIKKLFNERFKKFYVTTMDELLKGQGRGMFPEGEESLIPLFDFTDSYFLQVNYLSKDNNKWTISNIEYKETKIHGNGVIRMANPDKRLLFIDISRPDDVSLQDMLNDPKVGMKLVLEGQSITRDFGDVKTRILSLGDPIATEYHTDKYGRKWRLCTWVLEYSDEAVISCATPTPEGMSAVVFVCETSEIEFWKYDALKLLDYVQLSYYGKLKDWKEFLTGNKLLPKALSGVKFDYSAQRGFQFGAGVFSISATNDVIAINDDVRMGINFGYIKQATGTEWTIRRVMLSEYQKDNYFVLVNWVAPDTRLPKDYINYWESIVNAEHPYTMKPFTSDNITKIAAVVKTIQEKPEKVKKLYTLFLGRAGKVEEEKMVQDFKTLMNGIKINE